A part of Verrucomicrobiota bacterium genomic DNA contains:
- a CDS encoding cytochrome c, producing MTNRLQPAWLAGLGAVLSLGSVVWSSRAPAQTASPGTADGRDALRLQGEMLFETRCFVCHGRGGKGDGPAAVGLGANPRDFTDPRWQQATSNAKIQRVIKQGGQSVGESSAMPPNADLSDAQVDALTVFLRSLKAL from the coding sequence GTGACGAATCGTTTGCAGCCCGCCTGGCTTGCCGGCTTGGGAGCCGTGCTGAGTTTGGGCAGCGTTGTCTGGTCATCTCGCGCCCCGGCGCAGACCGCGAGTCCGGGGACGGCAGACGGCCGGGACGCGTTGAGGTTGCAAGGAGAAATGCTGTTCGAGACCCGTTGTTTCGTGTGTCACGGCCGGGGAGGGAAGGGGGACGGGCCGGCTGCAGTCGGTCTGGGCGCAAACCCCCGGGACTTTACCGATCCCCGGTGGCAGCAGGCGACGTCGAATGCGAAAATTCAGAGAGTGATCAAGCAAGGCGGGCAGTCGGTCGGTGAGAGCAGCGCGATGCCGCCCAACGCTGACCTGAGCGACGCCCAGGTGGATGCCTTAACCGTTTTTCTGCGTAGTTTGAAAGCCTTATGA